One genomic window of Panicum hallii strain FIL2 chromosome 6, PHallii_v3.1, whole genome shotgun sequence includes the following:
- the LOC112898596 gene encoding aquaporin NIP3-2-like gives MDAAAVTVPPLQTSESNKISIIISPRAASSKVMPFELIGAGSISSHPHATPAESSDAHATRYHQWNHGLPKMKAVPLIKKVIAEFLGTFILIFTVLSTIIMNEQHDGVESLLGIATSAGLAVTVLVLSLIHISGCHLNPAVSIAMTVFGHLPLAHLLPYMTAQVLGSIAASFTVKGIYHPVNPGITTVPKVGTVEAFFLELIMTFVLLFIITALATDPHAVKELIAVAVGATIMMNALVAGPSTGASMNPARTIGPAIATGRYTQIWIYMVATPLGAIAGTGAYVAIKL, from the exons ATGGATGCGGCTGCAGTTACAGTCCCACCATTGCAGACAAGTGAGAGCAACAAGATCTCCATCATCATTTCCCCAAGGGCTGCAAGCTCCAAGGTCATGCCATTTGAGCTGATCGGTGCTGGCAGTATCAGCTCACATCCTCATGCTACTCCTGCCGAATCCTCTGATGCTCATGCAACTCGTTATCATCAATGGAATCACGGCTTACCAAAGATGAAAGCAGTTCCTCTTATCAAGAAG GTGATTGCGGAGTTCCTTGGCACATTCATATTGATCTTCACCGTGCTTTCCACCATAATCATGAATGAGCAGCATGACGGAGTTGAGAGCCTACTTGGCATTGCAACATCTGCAGGTTTAGCCGTCACTGTTCTCGTGTTGTCCCTCATCCACATATCTGGCTGCCACCTGAACCCAGCAGTTAGCATCGCCATGACCGTGTTTGGCCACCTCCCACTTGCTCACCTTCTGCCTTACATGACTGCACAAGTTCTTGGCTCTATCGCCGCTTCTTTCACCGTCAAGGGCATCTACCATCCAGTGAACCCTGGGATCACCACCGTGCCCAAGGTTGGGACTGTCGAAGCGTTCTTCCTTGAGCTCATCATGACATTTGTACTTTTGTTCATCATCACCGCTCTTGCAACTGATCCCCATGCA GTGAAAGAGTTGATAGCAGTGGCAGTTGGGGCAACAATAATGATGAATGCTCTTGTCGCAGG GCCATCAACAGGAGCATCAATGAATCCTGCACGCACAATTGGTCCAGCAATTGCCACTGGGAGATACACTCAGATTTGGATCTATATGGTGGCAACCCCTCTGGGTGCTATAGCTGGAACTGGGGCTTATGTTGCAATTAAGCTGTAA
- the LOC112898530 gene encoding aquaporin NIP3-2-like, whose product MDVSMSIPPPAAAASMETMSDDKIAIFIPPRSPSNKILPLGFQHTEPSHPPPGGSAERVALPLIKKVVAELLGTFLLVFIVLSALITDAAHGGALGPLGMAAAAGLAMVVLVSSLAHVSGGHMNPAVSVAMAALGHLPRPHLAPYVAAQLLGSTAASFAAKALYGGGPADLGAAVATVPAVGAAEAFLVEFAATFVFLFVVTALATDPNAVKELVAVGAAAAVMMNALVFGKLTGASMNPARTLGPAIATGTYTKIWVYMVAPPLGAIAGSGAYHALK is encoded by the exons ATGGACGTCTCCATGAGCATCCCACCACCGGCAGCAGCAGCTTCCATGGAGACCATGAGCGATGACAAGATAGCAATCTTCATCCCCCCGAGGTCTCCTTCCAACAAGATCCTGCCACTAGGGTTCCAACACACCGAGCCATCCCATCCGCCTCCCGGCGGCTCCGCCGAGAGGGTGGCGCTCCCTCTCATCAAGAAGGTGGTGGCGGAGCTGCTGGGGACGTTCCTGCTGGTCTTCATCGTGCTGTCGGCGCTGATCACGGacgcggcgcacggcggcgcgCTGGGCCCGCTCggcatggcggcggccgcggggctgGCCATGGTGGTCCTCGTCTCGTCCCTCGCCCACGTGTCGGGAGGCCACATGAACCCGGCCGTCAGCGTCGCTATGGCCGCGCTCGGCCACCTGCCGCGGCCCCACCTCGCGCCCTACGTCGCCGCCCAGCTCCTCGGCTCCACCGCGGCCTCGTTCGCCGCCAAGGCGCTCTACGGCGGCGGCCCCGCGGAcctcggcgccgccgtcgccaccgTGCCGGCGGTCGGCGCCGCGGAGGCGTTCCTCGTCGAGTTCGCCGCCACGTTCGTCTTCCTCTTCGTCGtcaccgccctcgccaccgaTCCCAACGCA GTGAAAGAGCTGGTGGCAGtgggagctgcggcggcggtgatGATGAACGCTCTCGTCTTCGG GAAGTTGACAGGGGCGTCGATGAATCCGGCGAGGACGCTGGGGCCGGCGATCGCCACGGGGACGTACACCAAGATCTGGGTCTACATGGTGGCTCCGCCGCTGGGCGCCATTGCTGGATCAGGGGCTTACCATGCGCTCAAGTGA
- the LOC112898520 gene encoding tyrosine--tRNA ligase 1, cytoplasmic yields the protein MDATPAPEAAPGASSSSAAAAAAEDLAGGVAALTLEERFATLRGIGEECIQEDELMRLLQNKPVPICYDGFEPSGRMHIAQGVVKTINVNKMVRAGCKVKIWIADWFAQLNNKMGGDLKKIQTVGRYMIEIWKAAGMNLDGVEFLWSSEEINKRAHEYWPLVMDIARRNNVKRITRCGQIMGRSDQEELTAAQIFYPCMQCADIFFLKADICQLGMDQRKVNMLAREYCDDIKRKNKPIILSHHMLPGFKEGQEKMSKSDPSSAIFMEDDEAQVNVKIKQAFCPPKIVEGNPCLEYIKYIVFPWFGKFEVIRKESNGGNKTFLTMDELISEYESGALHPADVKPALAKAINEILQPVRDHFNNNSEAKVLLNTVKKYRVTN from the exons ATGGACGCCACGCCGGCACCCGAGGCGGCGcccggcgcctcctcctcctcggccgcggccgcggccgccgaggATCTGGCGGGGGGCGTGGCGGCGCTGACGCTCGAGGAGCGGTTCGCGACGCTGCGGGGGATCGGGGAGGAGTGCATCCAGGAGGACGAGCTCATGCGCCTGCTGCAGAACAAGCCCGTCCCCATCTGCTACGACGGCTTCGAGCCCTCCGGACGTATGCACATTGCTCAG GGTGTTGTCAAAACCATCAACGTCAACAAGATGGTCAGGGCTGGATGCAAGGTGAAAATCTGGATTGCGGACTGGTTCGCACAGCTCAACAACAAGATGGGAGGTGACCTGAAGAAAATCCAGACAGTCGGGCGCTACATGATCGAGATCTGGAAAGCGGCTGGGATGAACCTTGATGGTGTGGAGTTCCTTTGGTCTTCAGAAGAGATTAACAAGCGTGCGCACGAGTACTGGCCACTTGTGATGGACATTGCTCGGAGAAACAATGTCAAAAGAATTACCAG ATGCGGCCAAATTATGGGCAGAAGTGACCAGGAAGAATTGACTGCTGCCCAGATTTTCTACCCTTGCATGCAATGTGctgatatatttttcttgaag GCTGACATATGCCAGTTGGGGATGGACCAAAGGAAAGTGAATATGCTAGCTAGGGAGTACTGCGATGACATCAAAAGGAAGAACAAACCTATTATTCTGTCACATC ATATGCTCCCTGGTTTTAAAGAAGGCCAGGAGAAGATGTCAAAGAGTGATCCATCCTCCGCTATCTTTATGGAAGATGATGAG GCCCAGGTTAATGTGAAGATAAAGCAAGCTTTCTGTCCTCCCAAAATTGTTGAGGGAAATCCTTGTTTGGAGTACATTAAATACATCgtcttcccctggtttggaaaGTTTGAGGTCATCCGCAAGGAAAGCAATGGTGGTAACAA GACGTTTTTAACCATGGATGAACTCATTTCTGAATATGAGAGTGGTGCTTTGCATCCTGCCGATGTTAAACCTGCACTGGCAAAAGCAATAAATGAAATATTGCAG CCTGTTCGTGATCACTTCAACAACAACAGTGAAGCCAAAGTTCTGCTTAACACTGTTAAG AAGTACAGAGTCACCAATTGA
- the LOC112898000 gene encoding transcription factor MYBS3-like isoform X1, with the protein MPQDSRPAGMRLFGVTIAPVPPPAPEADPPDRDPSPNPPVAVREDVMRKCKSMGNLAALGAAADGGGAGADGGGAGDGYLSDGGLMQSSGKRRRAQERKKAVPWTEEEHRTFLAGLEKLGKGDWRGIAKNFVTTRTPTQVASHAQKYFLRQTNPNKKKRRSSLFDMMPGELSPAPNCPILPPSMAKVHDVVAMTRQLQNSNLEGGSSSNTANIAPQVGRDLPPVPSFRATNMDSSFSKLNGMEPFWRTPYPFRPIPRSPDGTSPSTPVAANIASPVSKANPTACTSTFLSPRSDTSSLPPKADPPAETKDLELTVAPPSQQNMTNMSSQNAVGVIQVI; encoded by the exons ATGCCTCAAGATTCGCGCCCAGCCGGGATGCGCCTCTTCGGCGTCACCATCGCGCCGgtgccaccgccggcgcccgaGGCGGATCCGCCGGACCGGGATCCGAGCCCCAACCCGCCCGTGGCGGTCAGGGAGGACGTGATGCGCAAGTGCAAGAGCATGGGCAATCTCGCCGCCCTTGGCGCTGCCGCGGACGGCGGAGGAGCTGGCGCTGACGGTGGAGGTGCCGGCGACGGGTATCTCTCCGATGGCGGGCTGATGCAGTCGTCCGGGAAGAGGCGGAGGGCGCAGGAGAGGAAGAAAG CTGTTCCTTGGACTGAAGAAGAGCATAGGACATTTCTTGCTGGTCTTGAAAAGCTAGGGAAGGGAGACTGGAGGGGTATAGCGAAAAATTTCGTTACTACCAGAACACCAACTCAAGTAGCAAGTCATGCTCAGAAATATTTTCTTAGACAGACTAATCCAAACAAGAAGAAGCGCAGATCTAGTCTTTTTGACATGATGCCAGGCGAGCTG TCACCAGCACCAAATTGCCCCATCTTACCACCATCAATGGCAAAAGTACATGATGTCGTAGCTATGACGAGACAACTCCAAAATAGCAACTTG GAAGGAGGCTCATCTTCAAACACAGCTAATATAGCACCTCAAGTTGGAAGAGATCTTCCCCCAGTTCCATCTTTTAGGGCAACAAATATGGACTCAAGTTTCAGCAAACTGAACGGCATG GAGCCCTTCTGGAGAACACCCTATCCATTCAGACCAATTCCAAGGTCCCCTGACGGGACATCTCCGTCAACTCCTGTTGCTGCCAATATAGCTTCTCCGGTTTCCAAAGCTAACCCGACTGCATGTACTAGCACATTCTTGAGCCCGCGAAGTGATACTTCGTCATTGCCTCCGAAGGCAGATCCTCCAGCAGAGACAAAGGATTTGGAACTGACTGTTGCCCCACCCTCCCAGCAAAACATGACCAATATGTCTTCCCAGAATGCGGTAGGCGTGATTCAAGTCATCTAA
- the LOC112898000 gene encoding transcription factor MYBS3-like isoform X2, translating to MPQDSRPAGMRLFGVTIAPVPPPAPEADPPDRDPSPNPPVAVREDVMRKCKSMGNLAALGAAADGGGAGADGGGAGDGYLSDGGLMQSSGKRRRAQERKKAVPWTEEEHRTFLAGLEKLGKGDWRGIAKNFVTTRTPTQVASHAQKYFLRQTNPNKKKRRSSLFDMMPGELSPAPNCPILPPSMAKVHDVVAMTRQLQNSNLEGGSSSNTANIAPQVGRDLPPVPSFRATNMDSSFSKLNGMEPFWRTPYPFRPIPRSPDGTSPSTPVAANIASPVSKANPTACTSTFLSPRSDTSSLPPKADPPAETKDLELTVAPPSQQNMTNMSSQNAELAQA from the exons ATGCCTCAAGATTCGCGCCCAGCCGGGATGCGCCTCTTCGGCGTCACCATCGCGCCGgtgccaccgccggcgcccgaGGCGGATCCGCCGGACCGGGATCCGAGCCCCAACCCGCCCGTGGCGGTCAGGGAGGACGTGATGCGCAAGTGCAAGAGCATGGGCAATCTCGCCGCCCTTGGCGCTGCCGCGGACGGCGGAGGAGCTGGCGCTGACGGTGGAGGTGCCGGCGACGGGTATCTCTCCGATGGCGGGCTGATGCAGTCGTCCGGGAAGAGGCGGAGGGCGCAGGAGAGGAAGAAAG CTGTTCCTTGGACTGAAGAAGAGCATAGGACATTTCTTGCTGGTCTTGAAAAGCTAGGGAAGGGAGACTGGAGGGGTATAGCGAAAAATTTCGTTACTACCAGAACACCAACTCAAGTAGCAAGTCATGCTCAGAAATATTTTCTTAGACAGACTAATCCAAACAAGAAGAAGCGCAGATCTAGTCTTTTTGACATGATGCCAGGCGAGCTG TCACCAGCACCAAATTGCCCCATCTTACCACCATCAATGGCAAAAGTACATGATGTCGTAGCTATGACGAGACAACTCCAAAATAGCAACTTG GAAGGAGGCTCATCTTCAAACACAGCTAATATAGCACCTCAAGTTGGAAGAGATCTTCCCCCAGTTCCATCTTTTAGGGCAACAAATATGGACTCAAGTTTCAGCAAACTGAACGGCATG GAGCCCTTCTGGAGAACACCCTATCCATTCAGACCAATTCCAAGGTCCCCTGACGGGACATCTCCGTCAACTCCTGTTGCTGCCAATATAGCTTCTCCGGTTTCCAAAGCTAACCCGACTGCATGTACTAGCACATTCTTGAGCCCGCGAAGTGATACTTCGTCATTGCCTCCGAAGGCAGATCCTCCAGCAGAGACAAAGGATTTGGAACTGACTGTTGCCCCACCCTCCCAGCAAAACATGACCAATATGTCTTCCCAGAATGCG GAATTGGCGCAAGCTTAA